The Caenorhabditis elegans chromosome II genome has a segment encoding these proteins:
- the T05C12.9 gene encoding uncharacterized protein (Confirmed by transcript evidence) produces the protein MNYLKINRHSRNVLIFLQIISVTMLCAILYPVFRTRLLLGSTRILAIALPFSSGFTVLCSLLSNVIIKTKYRLAMTVTLGISVISLVTVIGFTIAVYQSIGSTSEESFQQEFLKVLEQKSEKGMRTLHKFQKITECCGVPLPTSTGWNQSSITPSSPWTSWFYYTLLGDEYIDETRRLFTLPWSCCSDRTLDCEHLAFERVSIKPSSKDVIIDELVEIQHRLRNSRKNEDGRRSVYDNVCESPAKSILGEVPFQLVIISSIFAILSLISIGLDGFFVLIVNQESEAKENEFNKE, from the exons atgaattatttgaaaatcaatagacACTCCAGGAATGTTCTCATATTTCTACAAATAATCAGTGTAACCATGCTATGTGCAATACTTTATCCTGTTTTTAGGACTCG GCTTCTTCTTGGTTCAACTCGTATACTTGCAATCGCTTTACCATTTTCCTCTGGTTTCACTGTTTTGTGCTCATTGTTGAGTAATGTTATCATCAAAACAA aatatcGTCTTGCTATGACTGTCACACTTGGAATATCAGTTATCAGTTTGGTTACAGTAATTGGTTTCACCATTGCAGTGTATCAGTCTATTGGAAGTACGAGTGAAGAAAGTTTTCAGCAGGagtttttaaaggttttggAGCAAAAGTCGGAAAAGGGAATGCGG acgcttcacaaatttcaaaaaataacagagTGCTGTGGAGTTCCATTGCCGACAAGTACTGGTTGGAATCAATCTTCAATAACTCCATCAAGCCCTTGGACTTCTTGGTTTTACTACACGCTTCTTGGTGATGAGTATATCGATGAAACTAG ACGATTATTCACTTTGCCCTGGTCGTGTTGCTCAGATAGAACTCTGGATTGTGAGCATTTGGCTTTTGAAAG gGTTTCTATTAAACCATCAAGCAAAGACGTGATTATTGACGAACTGGTGGAAATACAACACAGATTG AGAAActcgagaaaaaatgaagatggaAGACGTAGTGTATATGATAATGTTTGTGAATCTCCGGCTAAATCTATATTAGGTGAGGTCCCATTTCAACTTGTTATCATTAGTTCTATTTTTG CAATTCTATCCCTCATTT